Proteins encoded by one window of Dialister pneumosintes:
- a CDS encoding DUF2357 domain-containing protein — translation MTIPFKLSFIARKDYPSGECIGVFSEDIREILEGEIEPALVISENQDIWVHFQAPDGFFMTMDGLDVISLPYSIDREGQSWLPPMKGNEYISLFQGQDFPLVPGYYVITIEGNDKVWYALIEVTPKFLGKQNWQTMKEELTKEIRHLSFDFMKQHIHIDKNLGNTLGIDSQMLLRFYIINDMFPVVMKSLEELRHTANSRIVWKQRFLSKEKADASIPSRIRYNKEVVNASSRRVLHKEISWDIAENRFAKNLITKLKKTLFIFLEQLHKSIKKAEQTQQKNHYYVMNISTQQTQQGIEELYSYYKRTKQLLEMIRTITESSWFEETKNNPPKEIPMEVFMDPRYAALYRLDKNLLYPEQSVFVSPFYLLQWKRTDKLYELWCFLQFIKALLKQGWVLETASHVVQEQGRYRLHNLEAGTEIILRRKDEFVHLCYDKGIPDSGEYTDRLSNPLYTNNAHRTPDFRMDYYCQKQYYGSLVADFKYRDVYHLWQDKEKSKELRRQFNAYHDMNTRFYRNLDERNSLMHARPVKEVWAIFPREMESLEDTDYSLRFISLLPGSQNNEELAVRIESYIALLKN, via the coding sequence ATGACTATACCATTTAAACTTTCATTTATAGCACGTAAAGACTATCCGTCAGGAGAGTGTATAGGAGTTTTTTCAGAAGATATTCGAGAAATTTTAGAAGGAGAAATAGAACCGGCTCTTGTTATTTCAGAAAATCAAGATATTTGGGTTCATTTTCAAGCTCCAGACGGTTTTTTCATGACTATGGACGGATTGGATGTTATTTCTCTTCCTTATAGTATCGATAGAGAAGGACAATCTTGGCTACCTCCCATGAAAGGAAACGAATATATTTCCCTTTTTCAAGGGCAAGATTTTCCTTTAGTTCCCGGTTATTATGTAATTACCATAGAGGGAAATGATAAGGTATGGTATGCCCTTATAGAAGTTACTCCTAAATTTTTAGGAAAACAAAATTGGCAAACTATGAAAGAGGAATTGACTAAAGAAATACGTCATCTTTCTTTCGACTTTATGAAACAACATATTCATATAGATAAAAATTTAGGTAATACATTAGGTATTGATAGCCAAATGCTACTTCGGTTTTATATTATCAATGATATGTTCCCTGTCGTGATGAAATCTTTAGAAGAATTACGACATACTGCCAATAGTCGTATTGTTTGGAAACAACGTTTTCTAAGTAAAGAAAAAGCAGATGCATCTATTCCTTCTCGTATACGCTATAACAAAGAAGTAGTGAATGCATCTTCTCGTAGAGTGCTTCATAAAGAAATTTCTTGGGATATTGCTGAAAATCGTTTTGCTAAGAATTTAATTACTAAACTGAAGAAAACCTTATTTATTTTTTTAGAACAATTGCACAAGAGTATTAAAAAGGCGGAACAAACACAACAAAAAAATCATTATTATGTGATGAATATATCCACGCAACAGACACAGCAAGGAATAGAAGAATTATACTCTTATTACAAGAGAACAAAACAGCTCTTAGAGATGATACGAACCATTACTGAATCGTCTTGGTTTGAAGAAACGAAAAATAATCCACCTAAAGAAATACCGATGGAAGTTTTTATGGATCCTCGCTATGCGGCTTTGTATCGATTGGATAAAAATTTACTATATCCTGAACAGAGTGTTTTTGTATCACCATTCTATTTATTGCAATGGAAACGAACGGATAAATTATATGAACTGTGGTGTTTTTTACAGTTTATTAAAGCATTATTGAAACAAGGATGGGTATTAGAAACGGCTTCTCATGTAGTACAAGAGCAAGGAAGATACCGTTTGCATAACTTAGAAGCCGGCACGGAAATTATCTTGAGAAGAAAGGATGAATTTGTACATCTTTGTTATGACAAAGGAATTCCTGATTCCGGAGAATACACAGATAGATTATCTAATCCTTTATATACTAATAATGCACATAGAACACCCGATTTTAGGATGGATTATTACTGTCAAAAACAATACTATGGTTCTTTAGTAGCCGATTTTAAATATCGTGATGTGTATCATTTATGGCAAGATAAAGAAAAAAGTAAAGAATTGCGAAGACAATTTAATGCGTATCATGACATGAATACCCGTTTTTATCGAAATTTAGATGAAAGAAATTCGCTCATGCATGCAAGACCGGTCAAAGAAGTATGGGCAATTTTTCCAAGAGAAATGGAAAGTTTGGAAGATACTGATTATAGCTTACGCTTTATTTCTTTACTTCCCGGTAGTCAAAATAATGAAGAATTGGCAGTACGTATAGAATCCTATATTGCATTATTAAAAAATTAA
- a CDS encoding McrB family protein, whose amino-acid sequence MNHITNERIYSSLYQADGRVLGRIKSEVKVSRPGEGKKDYRFFVEALSPLPEEFKEMEEKGLYFTGFMNQLGYGFNMFDSEEEASKVLEKKYGNCLITFTPVLKNFKYFVITDIVKEFKNFKGSLEETYYPVPVFGDEKNPVFNGDIHKFCMHVLSGKPLPGLSKKHWVSQVEPPFVIAHTGNYDNHGKYRFLYLTPAHNKTFKEAHIGEGGAYFDIGNHELSYGFIDLSDKEYNKEIIRCHEDPLWFIPENLIEKIRKQSNLWLSDQKIIPCSVSHDGLQHVNKDSSTSMPIDIPSQKILDETVQLIMAETTNEIGDEKDSFTSNNTDAFSEQEFIAQFLSCVEQKGFLYDKKDLYNFHVAAKSSKLLILSGMSGIGKSALVRLYGEALGLSASQMAFLPVRPSWMDDGDILGYLDKNSMLYYPSDTGLAELLVEASKHPEKMYMVCFDEMNLARVEHYFAQFISVLEKKDSRKIQLYNPSLENRVHNSHLYPAQISIGDNVLFMGTVNMDESTYHFSDKVLDRANVITLHQRKFADMKSFCPVKDGLFVPISADAYRKFRVENKKVRLSNEELELLDALNEALQESRVSGGIGYRVAFDIDRYVENIPSLKDFTRGDGLDLQIVQRILTKVRGSREQLQTLLSMTDDGKVGGKLMDLFATYKNVSSFTESKKVLMRKAKELKLYDYTI is encoded by the coding sequence ATGAATCATATTACGAATGAACGTATATATTCTTCTTTGTATCAAGCCGATGGACGTGTGCTTGGTCGTATAAAAAGTGAAGTAAAAGTATCAAGACCCGGAGAAGGAAAGAAAGATTATCGCTTTTTTGTGGAAGCGTTATCACCTCTTCCGGAAGAATTTAAAGAAATGGAAGAAAAAGGTTTATATTTTACAGGTTTTATGAATCAGTTAGGATATGGATTTAATATGTTTGATTCTGAAGAAGAAGCCTCTAAAGTATTAGAAAAAAAGTATGGAAATTGTTTAATTACTTTTACACCTGTATTAAAAAATTTTAAATATTTTGTGATTACAGATATTGTAAAAGAATTTAAAAATTTTAAAGGTTCTTTGGAAGAAACTTATTATCCGGTTCCTGTATTCGGTGATGAAAAAAATCCGGTTTTTAATGGAGATATTCATAAATTTTGTATGCATGTATTGTCAGGAAAACCTCTTCCGGGGCTTTCTAAAAAACATTGGGTATCTCAAGTAGAGCCTCCTTTTGTTATTGCACATACAGGAAATTATGATAATCATGGAAAATATCGTTTTTTATATCTGACTCCTGCTCATAATAAAACTTTTAAAGAAGCACATATAGGAGAAGGCGGTGCTTATTTTGATATAGGAAATCATGAATTATCCTATGGATTTATTGATTTATCTGACAAAGAATATAATAAAGAAATTATTCGTTGTCATGAAGATCCTCTTTGGTTTATTCCTGAAAATCTCATTGAAAAAATACGTAAGCAAAGTAATCTTTGGTTATCCGATCAGAAAATAATACCCTGTTCTGTGAGTCATGACGGATTACAACATGTTAATAAAGATTCTTCGACATCTATGCCGATAGACATTCCTTCTCAAAAGATATTGGATGAAACTGTACAATTAATCATGGCAGAAACAACGAATGAAATAGGAGATGAAAAAGATTCTTTTACATCTAATAATACGGATGCTTTTTCTGAACAAGAATTTATTGCTCAATTTTTATCTTGTGTAGAGCAAAAAGGATTCTTATATGATAAGAAAGATTTATATAATTTCCACGTAGCAGCGAAATCATCAAAACTTTTGATTTTATCAGGAATGAGTGGTATCGGTAAATCTGCATTGGTTCGCTTGTATGGAGAAGCATTAGGACTTAGTGCATCACAAATGGCATTTTTACCGGTACGTCCGTCTTGGATGGATGATGGAGATATTTTAGGGTATTTGGATAAAAACAGCATGTTATATTATCCGTCAGATACGGGACTGGCAGAATTATTAGTCGAAGCGTCTAAACATCCGGAAAAGATGTATATGGTATGTTTTGATGAGATGAATTTAGCACGAGTAGAGCATTATTTTGCACAATTTATTTCCGTACTTGAAAAGAAAGACTCTCGCAAGATTCAGCTATATAATCCTTCTTTAGAAAATCGAGTACATAATAGCCATTTGTATCCCGCACAAATTTCTATCGGGGATAATGTGTTATTTATGGGAACAGTGAATATGGACGAATCGACCTATCATTTCTCTGACAAAGTATTAGATAGAGCGAACGTAATTACGCTGCATCAAAGGAAATTTGCAGATATGAAATCTTTTTGTCCTGTAAAAGATGGATTGTTTGTGCCTATATCAGCGGATGCGTATCGTAAATTTAGAGTCGAAAATAAAAAGGTACGTTTAAGTAATGAAGAACTTGAATTATTAGATGCTTTGAATGAAGCCTTACAGGAAAGTCGTGTATCCGGAGGTATCGGATATCGAGTAGCTTTTGATATTGACAGATATGTAGAAAATATTCCGTCTTTAAAAGATTTTACTCGAGGAGATGGACTGGATTTACAAATTGTGCAACGTATTTTAACAAAGGTAAGAGGAAGTCGTGAACAATTACAAACTTTGTTATCCATGACAGATGACGGTAAAGTCGGCGGTAAACTCATGGATTTATTTGCTACGTATAAAAATGTATCTTCTTTTACCGAATCTAAAAAAGTGCTTATGCGTAAAGCGAAAGAATTGAAATTATATGACTATACCATTTAA
- a CDS encoding PPK2 family polyphosphate kinase, producing the protein MVDKHIDVDRYKIKQNETVNLHNIPTFCDIAIEKNEVKQELFPAVIHEMKSWQEKLYAEKKYGLTFVLQAMDAAGKDSTINHVFSELNPSGLFVKSFKEPTSLESSHDYLWRIHKALPARGEIVIFNRSQYEEVIVTRVHQLLEKESFPTSLITNHIWEERYEQIMHWEKYLAQNGFPMIKIFLHVSKKEQEKRLIDRISRPEKNWKFAFSDILERKYWNKYQEYYEELLSKTSTSYAPWYIVPADDKWYTRYVVACIVVKELRKLNPSFPTLDSHVEEQLKQLKTLLEQGQIYKVMED; encoded by the coding sequence ATGGTAGATAAGCATATAGATGTAGATCGTTATAAAATAAAACAAAATGAAACGGTAAATTTACATAATATACCTACTTTTTGTGATATAGCTATTGAAAAAAACGAAGTTAAACAAGAATTATTTCCTGCTGTAATTCATGAAATGAAAAGTTGGCAAGAAAAATTATATGCAGAAAAGAAATACGGATTAACTTTTGTTTTACAAGCTATGGATGCGGCCGGTAAAGATAGTACGATAAATCATGTTTTTTCAGAATTAAATCCGAGCGGATTATTTGTAAAATCTTTTAAAGAACCTACTTCTTTAGAAAGTAGTCATGATTATTTATGGCGTATCCATAAAGCATTACCTGCTCGTGGTGAAATAGTTATATTTAATCGTTCACAATATGAAGAAGTGATAGTAACTCGTGTACATCAACTTTTAGAAAAAGAATCTTTCCCGACTTCTTTGATAACGAATCATATTTGGGAAGAACGATATGAACAAATTATGCATTGGGAAAAATATTTAGCACAGAATGGATTTCCCATGATTAAGATTTTTTTGCATGTGTCTAAAAAAGAACAAGAAAAACGTTTAATAGATCGTATTTCCAGACCGGAAAAGAATTGGAAATTTGCATTTTCTGATATTTTAGAACGAAAATATTGGAATAAATATCAAGAATATTATGAAGAATTATTATCTAAGACATCCACTTCTTATGCACCTTGGTATATTGTTCCGGCTGATGATAAGTGGTATACGCGTTATGTGGTTGCATGTATTGTAGTTAAAGAACTTAGAAAATTAAATCCTTCTTTTCCGACATTAGATTCACATGTAGAAGAACAATTAAAGCAATTAAAAACTTTACTGGAGCAGGGGCAAATTTATAAAGTTATGGAAGATTAA
- a CDS encoding shikimate kinase produces the protein MHRKPITKNIFLIGMPGAGKSMIGKILSENLFLPFYDADIYLESSIGKSISSLFIQGEDIFRDIETEILKKLVLKKAIIATGGGVIVRKENRELLKKEGFVFFIDRKIEDIKKDIQKEYRPLLRKGVSLESLYEERFPLYKEVADFHILNKGRISEVIDEIQEKIKQLHILQKV, from the coding sequence ATGCATAGAAAACCAATTACAAAAAATATATTCCTTATAGGTATGCCCGGTGCAGGTAAAAGTATGATTGGAAAAATTCTTTCTGAGAATCTTTTTTTACCTTTTTATGATGCAGATATTTATTTAGAGTCTTCTATAGGAAAATCAATATCTTCTTTGTTTATACAAGGAGAAGATATTTTTAGAGATATCGAAACGGAAATATTAAAAAAGTTAGTATTAAAAAAGGCTATTATTGCTACAGGAGGTGGTGTTATTGTAAGAAAAGAAAATAGGGAACTTTTAAAAAAAGAAGGTTTTGTATTTTTTATTGATAGAAAAATAGAAGATATAAAAAAAGATATTCAAAAAGAATATCGTCCTTTATTACGAAAAGGTGTATCTTTAGAATCTTTATATGAAGAACGATTCCCTTTATATAAAGAAGTAGCAGATTTTCACATTCTTAATAAAGGGAGAATCAGTGAGGTGATAGATGAAATACAAGAAAAAATAAAACAACTCCATATATTACAAAAAGTGTAA